One genomic region from Apodemus sylvaticus chromosome 1, mApoSyl1.1, whole genome shotgun sequence encodes:
- the LOC127684933 gene encoding homeobox protein DLX-4-like, producing the protein GPSLYPKFQMPSSAPIETRPQRLQETARNLPFQVYYSPILTPTNPMQSSLSVPERDLHQQEFQGPSRKSGSVVLSEKYADHQSGPVTSRKVRKERIVYSEKQKHLLQVHFDKCQYPNQDQCVKLAELVGVTARDIKIWFKNSRAKYNRMALQNITEALPETNGSSKPVFESTHFPGSIPLVAAENGEPMCSGTFSEVSIPKL; encoded by the exons ggtccctccttgtatccaaaattccaaatgccttcaagtgcacccatagaaaccagaccccaaaggcttcaagagactgcaaggaacttaccctttcaagtttattacagtcccatattgaccccaacaaatccaatgcaatcaagtctttcagtccctgaaagggacctacatcagcaagagttccaaggaccatcaagaaaatcag gatctgtggtactgtcagagaaatatgctgaccatcaatctggccctgtgacttcaaggaaggtgcggaaggaacgcattgtgtactccgaaaaacaaaagcacctgctgcaagtacattttgataagtgtcagtacccaaaccaggatcaatgtgtgaagctggcagagttagttggtgtgacagcgagggacatcaag atctggtttaagaacagccgagctaagtacaaccggatggctctccagaatattacagaagctttgccagagaccaatggaagttcaaaaccagtttttgaatcaacccactttcctggttccatacctcttgttgctgctgagaatggagagcccatgtgttcaggcacatttagtgaggtttccattcccaaactc
- the LOC127683591 gene encoding homeobox protein DLX-4-like — GPSLYPKFQMPSSAPIETRPQRLQEPARNLPFQMHHSPILTPTNPMQSSLSVPERDLHQQEFQGPSRKSGSVVLSEKYGDHQSGPVTSRKVRKERIVYSKKQKHLLQEHFDKCQYPNQDQCVKLAELVGVTARDIKIWFKNSRAKYKRMALQNITEALPETNGSSKPVFESTHFPGSIPLVAAENGEPMCSGTFSEVSIPKLNCIQESSLHHYQASDADRCSQQEDLLVGHAPIIDWDSGQSAAVEAQTDLAVTESTDVLEAATHCPEEAQGSGPSAEELWQRIL, encoded by the exons ggtccctccttgtatccaaaattccaaatgccttcaagtgcacccatagaaaccagaccccaaaggcttcaagagcctgcaaggaacttaccctttcaaatgcatcacagtcccatattgaccccaacaaatccaatgcaatcaagtctttcagtccctgaaagggacctacatcagcaagagttccaaggaccatcaagaaaatcag gatctgtggtactgtcagagaaatatggtgaccatcaatctggccctgtgacttcaagaaaggtgcggaaggaacgcattgtgtactccaaaaaacaaaagcacctgttgcaagaacattttgataagtgtcagtacccaaaccaggatcaatgtgtgaagctggcagagttagttggtgtgacagcgagggacatcaag atctggtttaagaacagccgagctaagtacaagcggatggctctccagaatattacagaagctttgccagagaccaatggaagttcaaaaccagtttttgaatcaacccactttcctggttccatacctcttgttgctgctgagaatggagagcccatgtgttcaggcacatttagtgaggtttccattcccaaactcaactgcatccaggaatcttctctgcatcattatcaggccagtgatgcagacaggtgtagtcagcaggaagatctgcttgttggccatgctcccattatagattgggattctggtcaatcagcagcagttgaagcccagactgatctagcagtgactgaatctacagatgtcctagaagctgccacccattgcccagaggaggctcaaggttcaggtccatctgcagaggaactctggcaaagaatcctt